In one Numida meleagris isolate 19003 breed g44 Domestic line unplaced genomic scaffold, NumMel1.0 unplaced_Scaffold1390, whole genome shotgun sequence genomic region, the following are encoded:
- the LOC110390582 gene encoding ATP-dependent RNA helicase DBP9-like, whose product MGVEFWGDLGALWVGWGVLRCGRDPLILPTTRGPGAHRGSSPGPAPSVSSAPPRRQGALSAPCRSRRADRECSVAAQAQSGGWEKMAATSFEQMGLDARLLRAVAELGWAAPTAIQAEAVPLALEGRDLLARARTGSGKTAAYGLPLLQRLLRVKAVSGAGGTWGTWAP is encoded by the exons ATGGGGGTTGAATTTTGGGGTGATTTGGGGGCACTTTGGGTCGGTTGGGGGGTGTTGCGCTGCGGACGGGACCCGCTGATCCTCCCCACAACGCGGGGGCCCGGCGCCCACCGGGGCAGCTCCCCGGGCCCCGCCCCAAGCGTCAGTTCCGCACCGCCAcgccggcagggggcgctgtCGGCTCCGTGTCGCTCTAGGCGCGCAGACCGGGAGTGCTCTGTGGCGGCGCAGGCGCAGAGCGGCGGGTGGGAGAAGATGGCGGCGACGAGTTTCGAGCAGATGGGGCTGGACGCGCGGCTGCTGCGG GCGGTGGCGGAGCTGGGCTGGGCCGCCCCCACCGCCATCCAGGCCGAGGCCGTGCCGCTGGCTCTGGAGGGCCGGGACCTGCTGGCCAGGGCCAGGACGGGCTCCGGGAAGACGGCGGCGTACggccttcccctgctgcagcgCCTGCTGCGGGTCAAGGCggtgagcggggccggggggacGTGGGGCACGTGGGCTCCGTGA